A DNA window from Corynebacterium ciconiae DSM 44920 contains the following coding sequences:
- a CDS encoding YqaJ viral recombinase family protein, producing the protein MKVLTFDDEAGWLEARRSYITATMIARLAASRAEWPRLWRERETGESSFHGNAYTEWGKSREPEIAEYARMFVDSRLEHSSDLYVHDDGVSACSPDMVALDDDGLLAEIKTVKAENAWPVPPYGADPRDFIPARYFDQVQWQLMVTGAQECIFLWEPHTDFTPGRIEWCVVKRNNKRIEELCAIRDEFLAGDWRDDESRPEVDELLQRIKELRLMKRPLEEEEREVLDRLREALGDSDVSYEGAGLRLSYTLPKPRRTWQGKEFAKAHPDLAAEFTREVPATKRTLRVTEVA; encoded by the coding sequence ATGAAGGTTTTAACTTTCGATGATGAGGCGGGCTGGTTGGAGGCCCGCCGTAGCTATATCACGGCGACGATGATTGCCCGGCTGGCCGCGTCACGCGCCGAGTGGCCGCGCCTGTGGCGTGAACGCGAGACCGGCGAGTCGAGTTTCCACGGTAACGCTTACACGGAGTGGGGTAAGTCGCGTGAGCCGGAGATCGCCGAGTATGCGCGGATGTTTGTGGACTCTCGGCTAGAGCATTCCTCGGATCTGTATGTGCATGACGATGGTGTGTCCGCCTGCTCGCCGGACATGGTGGCGCTGGATGATGACGGGCTGTTGGCCGAGATCAAGACGGTGAAGGCCGAGAATGCTTGGCCTGTCCCGCCGTATGGTGCTGATCCACGTGACTTTATCCCTGCGCGGTATTTCGACCAGGTGCAGTGGCAGCTGATGGTCACGGGCGCGCAGGAGTGCATTTTCCTGTGGGAGCCTCACACGGACTTCACGCCGGGCCGGATCGAGTGGTGTGTGGTGAAGCGTAACAACAAGCGCATCGAGGAGCTGTGCGCCATACGCGACGAGTTCCTTGCGGGCGATTGGCGAGACGATGAATCCCGCCCAGAGGTTGATGAGCTGCTGCAGCGTATTAAGGAGCTGCGGCTGATGAAACGCCCCCTTGAGGAAGAGGAGCGGGAAGTACTCGACCGGTTGCGGGAAGCGCTAGGCGATAGTGATGTGTCGTACGAAGGCGCGGGTTTGCGATTGTCGTACACGCTGCCGAAGCCGCGCCGCACGTGGCAGGGCAAGGAATTCGCCAAGGCGCATCCTGATTTGGCGGCCGAGTTTACCCGCGAGGTGCCGGCGACGAAACGCACGCTGCGCGTCACGGAGGTGGCCTAA
- a CDS encoding ERF family protein, translated as MSEKPTIVEALSAVMKDVSHVAKNDENTHQRFKFRGIDAVMNACGPALRKHGVIAVPSVLDAQYSSMPTRNGGQATVCRLQMKVDWYGPAGDSLSTVVWGEAFDNGDKATAKAHSVAFRTAFLQTLCLPTDEPDPDHDTYEAIDPSQVRAEELARFKDQCEQFVAKGDVTPLKTAVDYWSRKADSEKQQIALAALNRVGDNDGSA; from the coding sequence ATGTCAGAGAAGCCCACGATCGTAGAGGCTCTATCGGCCGTGATGAAAGACGTATCCCACGTTGCCAAAAACGATGAGAACACCCACCAGCGGTTCAAGTTCCGAGGCATTGACGCGGTAATGAACGCGTGTGGACCTGCTCTACGCAAGCACGGCGTGATTGCGGTCCCTAGTGTTTTGGATGCTCAATACTCGAGTATGCCTACACGCAATGGTGGGCAGGCCACGGTGTGCCGCTTGCAGATGAAAGTGGACTGGTACGGCCCAGCGGGTGACTCACTTTCGACTGTGGTGTGGGGGGAAGCCTTCGACAACGGGGATAAGGCCACAGCCAAGGCTCATTCTGTTGCGTTCCGCACAGCGTTTCTGCAGACGCTGTGCTTGCCAACTGATGAGCCTGATCCAGATCATGACACCTATGAGGCCATTGATCCTAGCCAGGTGAGAGCGGAAGAGTTAGCAAGGTTCAAGGATCAGTGTGAGCAGTTTGTGGCAAAGGGTGACGTCACTCCCTTGAAGACAGCTGTCGATTATTGGTCCCGTAAGGCGGACTCGGAGAAGCAGCAGATCGCTCTGGCCGCGTTGAACAGGGTGGGCGATAACGATGGATCCGCTTAG
- a CDS encoding HNH endonuclease, translating into MVPPACVWEGQHLHHRQLRSQGGGHTTENLVLLCHTCHEWVHRHPAQARERGLIVPGTRDPAGVPVRYQNGGYTRLCDVSPNF; encoded by the coding sequence ATGGTGCCGCCCGCGTGTGTGTGGGAGGGGCAGCATCTTCACCACCGGCAGCTGCGGTCTCAGGGCGGCGGCCACACCACAGAGAATCTAGTGCTGCTCTGTCACACATGCCACGAGTGGGTGCATCGACACCCTGCACAAGCACGGGAACGTGGCTTGATTGTGCCCGGCACACGGGATCCTGCCGGTGTGCCAGTGAGATATCAGAACGGGGGCTACACGCGACTGTGCGATGTGTCCCCAAATTTTTAG
- a CDS encoding single-stranded DNA-binding protein, protein MNPVQTYVGRLVAEPELRFTPGGDAVLSMRIAVSDSRKNENGQWENSNQLFFDASVWREQAEALSPLVSKGQKVLVQGKLYTRSWEDKEGQRRSRLEMRCFDVWLQPHAQQSGQGQQSSRSSRQERSGWAVQDDRGGFGGSDDDAPPF, encoded by the coding sequence ATGAATCCTGTCCAAACCTATGTGGGGCGTCTCGTTGCCGAGCCGGAGCTGCGGTTCACACCCGGCGGGGATGCTGTGCTGTCGATGCGTATCGCGGTGAGTGATAGCCGTAAGAACGAGAATGGCCAGTGGGAGAACTCGAATCAATTGTTTTTTGACGCCAGTGTGTGGCGTGAACAGGCTGAAGCGTTGTCGCCGCTGGTGTCGAAGGGGCAGAAGGTGCTCGTGCAGGGCAAGCTGTATACGCGCAGCTGGGAGGATAAGGAGGGGCAGCGGCGTTCTCGGCTGGAGATGCGTTGCTTTGATGTGTGGTTGCAGCCTCACGCGCAGCAGTCGGGGCAGGGCCAGCAGTCTTCTCGTTCTTCACGGCAGGAGCGTAGCGGTTGGGCTGTGCAGGATGACAGGGGTGGGTTTGGTGGATCGGATGATGATGCCCCGCCGTTCTGA
- a CDS encoding helix-turn-helix domain-containing protein, which translates to MSIHAVAWVSDQVDDISPTERAVLYFLADKARDHGGRQQAWPSTVFIADRLGMNRSTVHRCLKKLQSEGLIVRGDQSLVTRRGGGRRPVVWVLNVPEKGE; encoded by the coding sequence TTGAGTATCCACGCAGTGGCGTGGGTGAGTGACCAGGTAGATGATATTAGCCCTACTGAGAGGGCTGTTTTGTATTTTCTGGCTGACAAGGCCCGCGATCACGGCGGGAGGCAGCAGGCGTGGCCCTCCACGGTGTTCATCGCGGATCGGCTGGGGATGAACCGCAGCACTGTTCATAGGTGTCTTAAGAAGCTTCAATCCGAGGGGCTGATTGTGCGTGGGGATCAGTCTCTTGTGACGCGCCGAGGGGGTGGGCGCCGTCCTGTTGTGTGGGTACTCAACGTGCCCGAGAAGGGCGAGTGA
- the dut gene encoding dUTP diphosphatase yields the protein MSLTIPYQGQPPSRAHPGDAGGDLTATTTITLHVGKHAVIPTGCRLAIPEGHVGLVCPRSGLAALHGVSVLNSPGVIDSGYRGEIGVILINLGDKPVTINEGDRIAQLVIAPHSTPSYTQAPLDTTQRGAGGYGSTGK from the coding sequence ATGAGTCTCACTATCCCGTATCAAGGACAACCGCCAAGCCGCGCACATCCAGGAGACGCCGGCGGGGACCTCACCGCAACCACCACCATCACCCTGCACGTCGGTAAACACGCCGTAATACCCACAGGATGCCGCCTAGCCATCCCAGAAGGCCACGTGGGGCTAGTATGCCCCCGCTCTGGATTGGCGGCGCTACACGGCGTCTCGGTGCTGAATTCGCCCGGCGTGATCGACTCAGGCTACAGAGGCGAGATCGGGGTGATCCTGATCAACCTCGGCGACAAGCCCGTCACCATCAACGAAGGCGACCGCATAGCCCAGCTTGTAATCGCCCCGCACTCCACGCCCAGCTACACGCAAGCCCCGCTCGATACCACCCAGCGCGGCGCCGGCGGATACGGGAGCACAGGCAAGTAA
- a CDS encoding RusA family crossover junction endodeoxyribonuclease: protein MPITILVPGIPAPQGSKKHIGGGRMVESSKKLPAWRRAVKIAAATTHQGKDPLDQPLAVDIVFYLPRPKRPRFMLPATAPDLDKLCRSTLDGLEQSGVIRNDARVTTLRAAKTYPEDGFTGAKITIQGDQP from the coding sequence ATGCCCATCACAATCCTTGTTCCCGGTATCCCAGCGCCTCAAGGCAGCAAAAAGCATATTGGCGGCGGCCGTATGGTCGAGTCCTCGAAGAAGCTCCCCGCGTGGAGACGCGCCGTGAAAATCGCGGCCGCAACCACCCATCAAGGCAAAGATCCACTGGATCAGCCCTTGGCCGTGGATATCGTTTTCTACCTTCCTCGACCGAAACGACCCCGCTTCATGTTGCCGGCAACCGCGCCCGACCTGGACAAGCTATGCCGATCAACGCTGGACGGCCTCGAGCAATCCGGAGTCATCCGCAACGACGCCCGTGTCACAACCCTCCGCGCCGCGAAAACCTACCCCGAAGACGGATTCACCGGCGCGAAAATCACCATCCAAGGAGACCAACCATGA
- a CDS encoding polymer-forming cytoskeletal protein, with amino-acid sequence MTDLHYEFTGDTIEPAGQTLHRIRATRELRKRGVRAGDLGGWVEFEGNLQDEAWVSGNARVYGDARVSGNAWVSGTAWVAGDAEVSGNARVSGDAEVHGEAEISGDAVACGQARVYGNTVMSGTAQVHGDAEVHMRARLESKQDILIIEPIGSEDSTITFARQENGHPQIITIGCWTGPLDEMADEVQRRSEKWVGTDDEKQRWIAEYELVEKLCRARMKKWAQ; translated from the coding sequence ATGACTGATCTGCATTACGAATTTACCGGCGACACTATTGAACCCGCGGGGCAGACCCTGCACCGTATCCGTGCCACCCGTGAACTAAGAAAGCGCGGCGTGAGGGCTGGTGACCTCGGTGGATGGGTCGAGTTTGAGGGAAATCTCCAAGACGAAGCGTGGGTGTCCGGCAACGCACGCGTGTACGGCGACGCACGTGTGTCCGGCAACGCGTGGGTGTCCGGCACCGCGTGGGTGGCTGGCGACGCGGAAGTGTCCGGCAACGCACGTGTGTCCGGCGACGCGGAAGTGCATGGCGAAGCAGAAATATCCGGCGACGCGGTGGCGTGCGGACAAGCGCGCGTGTACGGCAACACAGTAATGTCCGGCACCGCGCAAGTGCACGGCGACGCGGAAGTGCATATGCGTGCGAGGCTCGAATCAAAGCAAGACATTCTCATCATCGAACCTATCGGATCCGAGGACTCGACCATCACCTTCGCCAGGCAAGAAAACGGCCACCCGCAGATCATCACAATTGGGTGCTGGACCGGGCCGCTCGATGAAATGGCCGACGAAGTGCAGCGCCGCTCCGAGAAATGGGTGGGCACCGACGACGAAAAGCAGCGCTGGATCGCAGAATATGAGCTAGTCGAGAAACTGTGCCGCGCCCGAATGAAGAAATGGGCGCAGTAA
- the thyX gene encoding FAD-dependent thymidylate synthase, producing MRRDPEATDAEHLAEFAGRACYQSFHKPNPATRKNADYLQRTLFEQHHWSIAEHATATLYFTGVSRAFTHELIRHRHLSYSQLSQRYVDEAEASPVIPPAVSGLEPYIGDDKEPFTDGLYCSLTEAMQDWAREARRSYKILVERLLEEGFPRKQAREAARAVLPNMTETRIVVTGNLRAWHDVIQRRTAPDADAEMQHVMELAREALQPVAPVIFTKEQQ from the coding sequence ATGCGCCGTGACCCCGAGGCCACTGACGCTGAGCATCTGGCCGAGTTCGCGGGCCGCGCCTGCTATCAAAGCTTCCATAAACCGAACCCCGCCACCCGCAAGAATGCCGACTACCTGCAGCGCACCTTGTTCGAGCAGCATCACTGGTCAATCGCGGAGCACGCCACCGCCACCCTGTATTTCACCGGCGTGTCCCGCGCTTTCACGCACGAACTCATCCGGCACCGGCACCTGTCCTACTCGCAGCTATCGCAGCGCTACGTGGACGAGGCCGAAGCTAGCCCAGTTATCCCGCCGGCTGTTAGTGGGCTGGAGCCATACATCGGAGACGATAAAGAGCCCTTCACTGATGGCCTGTACTGCTCTCTTACCGAAGCCATGCAGGATTGGGCGCGCGAGGCTCGACGGAGCTACAAAATCCTAGTCGAGAGACTGCTGGAAGAAGGCTTTCCCCGTAAGCAGGCCCGTGAAGCCGCACGAGCTGTTCTTCCCAATATGACCGAAACCCGCATCGTGGTGACCGGCAACCTCCGCGCGTGGCACGATGTGATCCAGCGCCGCACCGCGCCTGACGCGGACGCCGAAATGCAGCACGTCATGGAGCTAGCACGAGAGGCCCTGCAGCCCGTCGCCCCCGTGATCTTCACCAAGGAGCAGCAATGA
- a CDS encoding metallophosphoesterase family protein translates to MNQIFFTADLHLGHDTVAQHRGFPNAPAHDNHILSQLATTLGKRDTLYILGDVTDNADWEYGLHCLTPIRSLTGAELHLIAGNHDPVHPMHRNWKKHVDEYLRVFSTVTTADTTRAMGRRCLVSHFPYEGDHSTPDRYTQWRLPDEGAPIIHGHTHATQSLSHTKSGTPQICVSVDAHNYRPVPKGRIDKLLASHA, encoded by the coding sequence ATGAACCAAATATTTTTCACCGCGGACCTGCACCTCGGCCACGACACCGTAGCCCAGCACCGCGGCTTCCCGAACGCGCCTGCCCACGACAACCACATCCTCTCGCAGCTCGCGACAACACTCGGCAAGCGCGATACCCTCTACATCCTCGGCGACGTCACCGATAACGCCGACTGGGAATACGGCCTCCACTGCCTCACCCCAATCAGGTCACTCACCGGCGCAGAGCTGCATCTCATCGCCGGAAACCACGACCCTGTACACCCGATGCACAGGAACTGGAAGAAGCACGTGGACGAATACCTTAGGGTCTTCAGCACTGTCACCACTGCTGACACAACCCGCGCCATGGGGCGCCGGTGCCTCGTCTCGCATTTCCCCTACGAAGGCGATCACAGCACCCCAGACCGGTACACCCAGTGGCGACTGCCAGATGAAGGCGCACCAATCATCCACGGGCACACCCACGCCACCCAGTCGCTCAGCCACACCAAAAGCGGAACTCCCCAAATCTGCGTGAGCGTCGACGCCCACAACTACAGGCCCGTACCCAAAGGCCGCATCGACAAGCTACTAGCGAGCCACGCATGA
- a CDS encoding RapZ C-terminal domain-containing protein → MIHIISHPSKQRIPATIRYDASQLPNPHNEPALRPRDGRSPQVQQWLCDHDDFANVLDALTRRAHNTGKNKDITIAIACTAGKHRSVALAELLAANLTNKGHEVRIEHTTLNTRKQQAAKTKPQASSTSSAKTTKQRGYDQRHKRTRKALLATMTQGQPCWWCGKPMYREAEKNHDGKPLAADHIQAGGASRHQAAGRLLHFTCNSARQNGTRDHLRPALQITPNNQPNPTPTNTPTFQWKPPPPTTPRGHPTPQ, encoded by the coding sequence ATGATCCACATCATCAGCCACCCAAGCAAGCAGCGGATACCAGCCACTATCCGATACGACGCTAGCCAACTACCGAACCCACACAACGAGCCAGCACTACGTCCACGCGACGGGCGATCGCCACAAGTACAACAATGGCTATGCGATCACGATGACTTCGCCAACGTACTCGACGCGCTCACACGCCGCGCACACAACACCGGCAAAAACAAAGACATCACCATCGCGATAGCCTGCACCGCAGGCAAACACCGCAGCGTCGCACTCGCCGAACTACTCGCCGCGAACCTCACCAACAAAGGCCACGAAGTTCGGATAGAACACACCACACTCAACACCCGCAAGCAACAGGCAGCCAAAACAAAACCACAAGCAAGCAGCACAAGCAGCGCGAAAACCACCAAACAACGCGGCTACGACCAACGACACAAACGCACCCGAAAAGCACTACTCGCCACCATGACCCAAGGCCAACCCTGCTGGTGGTGCGGCAAACCCATGTACCGCGAAGCCGAAAAAAACCACGACGGGAAACCCCTCGCCGCCGACCACATCCAAGCCGGAGGAGCATCCCGCCACCAAGCCGCCGGAAGACTACTCCACTTCACCTGCAACTCAGCACGCCAAAACGGCACACGAGACCACCTACGACCAGCACTCCAAATAACACCAAACAACCAACCCAACCCAACACCAACCAACACCCCAACCTTCCAATGGAAACCCCCACCACCCACCACACCACGAGGACACCCCACCCCCCAATAA
- a CDS encoding terminase, whose translation MDERLNEEYERLRGGRDLNPVDVSAVLAVAGLSLRVKDAQRMIAAEGIMLERSDGMVEHPALMVEKRASAEIRGWVKDRPDLFGEQKKSRPRREKPEFKIV comes from the coding sequence ATGGATGAACGGCTGAACGAGGAGTATGAGCGGCTGCGCGGTGGGCGTGATCTCAACCCAGTTGATGTGTCCGCTGTTCTGGCGGTCGCTGGCTTGTCGCTGCGTGTGAAGGATGCGCAGCGCATGATCGCTGCTGAGGGGATCATGTTGGAGAGATCTGACGGGATGGTGGAGCATCCGGCGCTCATGGTTGAGAAGCGCGCGTCGGCTGAGATTCGTGGTTGGGTGAAGGACCGGCCAGATTTGTTTGGGGAGCAGAAGAAGTCTCGTCCGAGGCGTGAGAAGCCGGAGTTCAAGATCGTGTGA